Proteins from a genomic interval of Sander vitreus isolate 19-12246 chromosome 6, sanVit1, whole genome shotgun sequence:
- the LOC144518867 gene encoding C-type lectin lectoxin-Phi1-like, which translates to MAADFRGCVLSPEVVKIANVAVGWRESVKYCKDEGLELISFPKAQLQRQIYKKILRFNNRTVQEVWIGMRRSTWSGEWYWLNQQPVNNTNWDEGQPGTIFDGQCVVMSLKKGKDFVWSGKDCCKPAYSICYKEPVLFWG; encoded by the exons ATGGCGGCTG ATTTCAGGGGTTGCGTCTTGTCTCCAGAGGTCGTGAAAATCGCCAACGTGGCAGTTGGCTGGCGAGAATCCGTGAAGTACTGCAAAGACGAGGGCCTGGAGCTGATCAGCTTCCCCAAGGCCCAACTCCAGAGACAAATCTACAAAAAAATCCTCCGGTTCAATAATCGCACGGTGCAGGAAGTGTGGATCGGCATGCGCCGGAGCACCTGGTCTGGCGAGTGGTACTGGCTGAATCAGCAACCGGTCAACAACACTAACTGGGATGAGGGGCAGCCCGGCACGATATTTGATGGCCAGTGTGTTGTAATGAGTCTGAAAAAGGGCAAGGACTTTGTCTGGAGTGGCAAGGACTGCTGTAAGCCAGCTTATTCCATCTGCTACAAAGAACCCGTCTTGTTTTGGGgatga
- the LOC144518884 gene encoding LOW QUALITY PROTEIN: sialic acid-binding Ig-like lectin 15 (The sequence of the model RefSeq protein was modified relative to this genomic sequence to represent the inferred CDS: deleted 1 base in 1 codon), whose amino-acid sequence MDVRWACSTLSLLLHVIGALGSRDDGWFMNVQAEVRAIEGYPVVLPCTFSHPQHSQHSSLQVLWRLGHGQGATVLYRCTIRPGAPTCEPGPQQDQRYRLEGNPTEHNLSLRINSADLQDSGRYYCRVEVQGREHVSFEDKMGTRLRVEAPPKILSLSVDGTEQFGYRALCQVLGSPLPDVQWLGPDDLLEGSPVVPLAQGAMAHYHTVSQLTDVEPGRQYTCSASNPLGKEHATLYVVPPRPPLHAALASPPLLILVAVSLGAKVVLLGGLGVWMVQGGALQGVGCCWK is encoded by the exons ATGGACGTCCGCTGGGCCTGCAGCACTTTGAGTCTGCTGTTACATGTTATAGGag CCCTGGGCTCCAGAGACGACGGCTGGTTCATGAACGTGCAGGCGGAGGTGCGAGCCATCGAGGGCTACCCGGTGGTGCTGCCCTGCACCTTCAGCCATCCACAGCACTCCCAGCATTCCTCGCTGCAGGTGCTGTGGCGCCTGGGCCACGGCCAGGGCGCCACCGTGCTGTACCGCTGCACCATCCGGCCCGGGGCCCCCACCTGCGAGCCGGGGCCCCAGCAGGACCAACGCTACCGGCTGGAGGGAAACCCAACGGAGCACAACCTGTCGCTGAGGATCAACAGCGCCGACCTGCAGGACAGCGGGCGCTACTACTGCCGAGTGGAGGTTCAGGGGCGGGAACACGTCAGCTTCGAGGACAAGATGGGGACCCGGCTGAGAGTGGAGG ctcctccgAAGATCCTGTCTTTGTCCGTGGACGGCACCGAGCAGTTCGGGTACCGAGCGCTGTGCCAGGTCCTGGGCTCGCCACTGCCGGACGTCCAGTGGCTCGGCCCGGACGATCTGCTGGAA GGTTCTCCGGTCGTCCCGCTGGCTCAGGGCGCCATGGCCCACTACCACACAGTCAGCCAGCTGACAGACGTGGAGCCGGGCCGCCAGTACACGTGCAGCGCCTCCAACCCGCTGGGCAAGGAGCACGCCACGCTGTACGTTGTGCCGCCCCGGCCGCCGCTGCACGCGGCCTTGGCCTCGCCTCCTCTGCTGATCCTCGTGGCGGTGTCTCTCGGGGCAAAGGTCGTCCTGCTGGGGGGGCTCGGGGTCTGGATGGTGCAGGGGGGGGCTCTGCAGGGAGTCGGCTGCTGCTGGAAGTAA
- the LOC144518885 gene encoding uncharacterized protein LOC144518885 yields MATFVSLATCHHCPIVTSRRGLVYRESLSVLSRNLRAPGGPYRAPATRLLHNKHHCRLTRPDLPESIALTRSKAPGSMKHLLLDHLRKLLTLSSARRSGGGLHLPV; encoded by the exons ATGGCAACATTCGTCTCG TTGGCGACGTGTCATCACTGTCCCATCGTGACGTCTCGTCGAGGTTTGGTCTACAGAGAATCTCTGTCAGTTCTGTCCAGGAACCTGAGGGCCCCGGGGGGCCCCTATCGAGCCCCTGCCACCCGGCTGCTGCACAACAAACACCACTGCAGACTCACcag aCCCGACCTCCCAGAATCCATTGCTCTAACTCGCTCCAAGGCGCCGGGCAGCATGAAGCACCTTCTCCTGGATCACCTGAGGAAGCTGCTGACGCTAAGCTCCGCCCGGCGGAGCGGGGGCGGCCTCCACCTCCCGGTCTGA